In Chrysemys picta bellii isolate R12L10 chromosome 3, ASM1138683v2, whole genome shotgun sequence, a single genomic region encodes these proteins:
- the OTOR gene encoding otoraplin: protein MTLTIDLVILFLCLGVVYPGVTGIFMDKLASKKLCADEECVYTISLARAEDDYNAPDCRFINIKKGQLIYVYSKLVKEREAGEFWAGSVYGEQYEDQMGTVGYFPSSLVSEQYVYQEANKTIPTTAIDFFCE, encoded by the exons ATGACACTAACTATTGATTTGGTTATACTATTTTTATGCCTTGGAGTTGTATATCCTGGCGTGACTGGAATTTTTATGGACAAACTTGCCAGCAAAAAGCTCTGTGCTGATGAGGAGTGTGTTT acaCCATTTCCCTTGCCAGAGCAGAAGATGATTACAATGCACCAGACTGCAGGTTCATTAATATTAAAAAAGGGCAGTTGATTTATGTTTATTCAAAActagtgaaagagagagaagctgGAGAGTTCTGGGCTGGAAGT GTGTATGGTGAGCAGTATGAAGACCAGATGGGAACAGTTGGCTACTTCCCTAGCAGTTTAGTCTCTGAGCAGTATGTTTATCAAGAAGCTAATAAGACAATCCCTACAACG GCCATTGACTTCTTCTGTGAATAG